From a single Candidatus Zixiibacteriota bacterium genomic region:
- a CDS encoding outer membrane protein transport protein: protein MIKFTVLGLSLGLFACLQVSAAGFQNTSVGATSKGMGEAFRATANDWTAAYYNPAGYAFIPDNQLGLNWAFPYLRHELTPNYGYRDNFGNRVETGVFNDHQVNNSHEILNIPSAGFLLRFPVWQETVFGLSAFEPFDYNISWNLYTPPEAYNDLVQLNGADTNRLDIPTSQFSNNLDVVAFQLTAAREFIPDKLSIGLGLQLLRGDLVFNDLTFRNNPLASPVSDRPRDLVPEFSSNDGRGWGFGINAGMMMKVTPKMNVAATVKIPFDIKISGESTLSFLMPRNTFLSPQYQPGSEEFLFTNGSLVPISANFETTLKLPTSLAAGIAYNVNEKLNVAFDVEYTLWSKYNGLEFEYADFSYPRISEYRAIDSTPEFFTSDLSSPVEWNNSGKIMAGLNYKLNNLLTIMAGASLDQSVAREGIAVKPQFVDTGNKLTVNLGGLFHLSRWDFGLVTSFTDFPDQTISGFIDLDNDGINDNFPGTYGARGFETIISVGHRF from the coding sequence ATGATTAAATTTACAGTGCTTGGTTTGTCTCTTGGGCTTTTTGCCTGCTTGCAGGTTTCTGCCGCCGGTTTTCAGAATACAAGTGTTGGCGCTACATCCAAGGGTATGGGCGAGGCTTTTCGAGCCACTGCAAATGACTGGACAGCCGCATACTATAATCCGGCTGGATATGCCTTCATCCCGGACAACCAGCTCGGGCTCAACTGGGCGTTTCCTTATTTGCGGCATGAACTCACCCCGAATTACGGATACCGTGATAATTTCGGAAATCGCGTAGAAACGGGTGTTTTCAATGACCATCAGGTCAACAATTCCCATGAGATTCTCAATATTCCCTCAGCCGGTTTTCTTCTAAGATTTCCGGTATGGCAGGAGACCGTTTTTGGGCTTTCGGCTTTCGAGCCATTTGACTATAACATCTCCTGGAATCTCTATACCCCGCCTGAGGCCTACAACGACCTTGTCCAATTAAACGGTGCCGACACAAACCGACTTGATATTCCGACCTCGCAGTTCAGTAACAATCTGGACGTTGTCGCTTTTCAGTTAACCGCGGCCAGAGAGTTCATTCCTGATAAACTCTCTATTGGACTCGGCCTCCAGTTGCTTCGCGGAGACCTTGTCTTTAACGACCTTACCTTCCGGAATAATCCACTCGCCTCGCCGGTTTCCGATCGGCCTCGAGATTTGGTGCCTGAATTCAGTTCCAACGACGGTCGCGGCTGGGGGTTCGGCATCAATGCCGGTATGATGATGAAGGTCACCCCTAAGATGAATGTCGCGGCAACAGTCAAGATTCCTTTTGATATTAAAATAAGCGGTGAGTCGACCCTGAGTTTCCTGATGCCGCGCAATACCTTTCTCTCACCGCAGTATCAGCCCGGCAGCGAAGAGTTTCTTTTCACCAACGGAAGCCTCGTTCCCATCTCGGCCAATTTCGAAACAACCCTCAAACTGCCGACATCGCTTGCCGCTGGAATTGCCTATAATGTCAACGAAAAGCTGAATGTGGCTTTTGATGTCGAATATACGCTTTGGTCTAAATACAATGGTCTTGAATTCGAATATGCAGATTTTTCCTACCCACGTATTTCTGAATACCGAGCTATCGACTCCACCCCTGAATTTTTCACCTCTGACCTTTCATCTCCAGTCGAGTGGAATAACTCAGGAAAAATTATGGCGGGGCTCAATTATAAATTGAACAATTTGCTTACCATCATGGCCGGCGCATCACTTGATCAGTCAGTTGCGCGCGAAGGAATTGCGGTCAAACCGCAATTTGTAGATACCGGTAACAAGCTGACAGTTAATCTTGGCGGACTGTTCCATCTCTCGCGCTGGGATTTCGGCCTCGTCACAAGTTTCACAGATTTTCCAGACCAGACTATTTCCGGTTTCATCGATCTTGATAACGATGGAATCAATGACAATTTCCCGGGCACATACGGCGCGCGGGGTTTTGAAACCATTATTTCTGTCGGCCATCGATTTTAG
- a CDS encoding alpha/beta hydrolase-fold protein: MISRFFKPASFLLIIALLSLSCSDRGSYSVKSDVDEKGIIAGLGADHVFDFPGLYFQPRNSPGMQKMAIYAPKRFFDQGQPLPVLVLLPPAFGTQYYYFERGLYELAEDMIQKGEIKPMIIVCLTNESSFGGSFFANSIPGGFYDNILGGQLLDHIKDRLDIVLPQTSKHGIGGIGMGGYGAFRAAIKSPGVYGSVSANDGPLDFDGPTGNSGLKNLFVRASNEPLNASTDTVASFSKRFRTTVNSPIVNPATIPLSMLFTGGSLAFSPNDTNATLGTILDRDVIINGVLVHTRLSVTLSSPNTIGATASKVDSIFSVTLHPTSGGGRHYFGIHLPYDSMGAINQPIWDMWMDNDLAQLHEDAVSNKPLYGVNIFMASTPEAADGYYDMTQSWKNYLRGIYGIGRVQEYSYSGRLGNPATKDQYVNDLLREMLMFHSKNFQE; encoded by the coding sequence ATGATATCGAGATTTTTTAAGCCAGCCAGTTTTCTTCTGATCATTGCTCTGTTATCCTTGAGCTGTTCAGACCGCGGTTCCTACTCGGTTAAATCCGATGTGGACGAGAAGGGTATTATCGCCGGATTAGGCGCCGATCATGTCTTTGACTTTCCCGGCCTGTACTTCCAGCCGCGAAATTCCCCCGGAATGCAAAAAATGGCCATTTACGCGCCCAAGAGATTTTTTGATCAGGGACAGCCCCTGCCGGTGTTAGTTCTTCTTCCCCCTGCTTTTGGAACTCAGTACTATTACTTTGAGCGCGGTCTTTATGAACTCGCTGAAGATATGATCCAAAAGGGTGAGATTAAGCCGATGATTATTGTCTGTCTCACTAATGAGTCGAGCTTTGGCGGGAGTTTCTTTGCCAATAGCATTCCCGGCGGATTTTACGACAATATTTTGGGTGGGCAACTGCTCGACCACATCAAAGATCGCCTCGACATTGTCCTTCCCCAGACCAGCAAGCATGGTATCGGAGGAATTGGTATGGGCGGTTATGGCGCGTTCCGCGCCGCAATTAAAAGTCCCGGCGTCTATGGGTCAGTGAGCGCCAACGATGGCCCGCTCGACTTTGACGGTCCGACAGGCAACAGTGGACTCAAGAATTTGTTTGTCCGCGCAAGCAATGAGCCCCTGAATGCATCCACAGACACTGTAGCTTCGTTTTCCAAACGCTTCAGGACGACGGTAAATAGTCCCATTGTTAATCCAGCGACTATTCCTTTGTCAATGCTCTTCACCGGAGGATCGCTCGCCTTTTCTCCCAATGACACAAATGCCACCCTTGGTACTATTCTTGACAGAGACGTAATAATCAATGGCGTTCTTGTGCACACCCGTCTCAGCGTTACTCTTTCCTCGCCTAACACAATAGGCGCCACAGCTTCAAAAGTCGACAGTATTTTCTCCGTTACCCTGCACCCCACGAGCGGCGGCGGTAGGCACTATTTTGGCATTCATCTCCCCTACGACAGCATGGGCGCCATTAATCAACCTATTTGGGACATGTGGATGGACAACGACCTTGCCCAATTGCATGAAGACGCGGTCAGCAACAAACCACTCTACGGAGTCAACATCTTCATGGCGTCGACCCCCGAGGCCGCCGATGGATATTATGACATGACCCAGTCATGGAAGAACTACCTCAGAGGAATCTACGGTATTGGACGCGTTCAGGAATATTCATACAGTGGACGCCTCGGTAATCCCGCGACCAAAGATCAGTATGTAAATGATTTGCTCCGTGAAATGCTGATGTTCCATTCAAAGAATTTTCAAGAGTAA
- a CDS encoding sugar transferase, whose amino-acid sequence MTPPATTAAPVMDEIGIGLEGEMVRESITVEEVETPSHTETSINKIRSSVQVEIESSTSRSANFERKKNFLLAFAGQTGETIVATASLITALLLTSNWQSWMMQALMVGIAIRVGYYITRGPQPALTFSRIRKRLGWLFADEAKLSLAFLATSYLFVWPIDRTAVGLFILLNLASQLILYNIAKVILDYVRRQRNTFGLRAKGLPDQFSSVRKVLIVGTGVQGRTVADMIFDSPELKTDVTGFVDFHQTGLWRYRDIPLAGHPDNLVKIIEKDRADAIFVAVEPQDLPRSRALFEAAERMGVSLFVMPELFKPQIAVPRSTYINGLPAFLYRSAPTNQIALLAKALVDRIGSAISLMLLSPILLLIAAVIKIDSCGPIFFKQVRVGLNGRPFMLYKFRSMCTDAEQKKDDLLDQNEMSGPVFKIKEDPRVTRLGKYLRGFSIDELPQLINVFRGEMSLVGPRPALPNEVRNFEPWHRRKLSVKPGMTCIWQVSGRNAIDFDNWMRLDLEYIDRWSLWLDAKLIMKTIPTVIKGTGM is encoded by the coding sequence ATGACTCCTCCGGCGACAACCGCTGCCCCAGTCATGGATGAAATCGGTATCGGTTTAGAGGGTGAAATGGTACGCGAATCGATCACTGTTGAGGAAGTTGAGACCCCTTCACACACAGAAACCTCCATAAATAAAATCCGAAGTTCGGTTCAGGTCGAAATTGAATCGTCGACCTCTCGCTCGGCAAACTTCGAAAGAAAGAAAAATTTTCTGTTGGCATTTGCCGGACAGACAGGCGAAACGATTGTCGCAACGGCTTCTCTTATAACAGCTTTGCTTTTAACTTCAAACTGGCAGAGCTGGATGATGCAAGCGTTGATGGTCGGGATTGCTATTCGAGTAGGCTACTATATTACTCGCGGTCCCCAGCCTGCGCTCACTTTTTCACGGATTCGAAAGAGATTGGGCTGGCTGTTTGCGGATGAGGCAAAACTGAGTCTTGCATTTCTGGCCACGAGCTATCTTTTTGTCTGGCCGATTGATAGAACGGCAGTGGGACTTTTTATTCTTTTAAACCTTGCTTCACAATTAATATTGTATAACATTGCAAAAGTAATTTTGGATTACGTTCGTCGTCAACGGAACACTTTTGGTCTGCGAGCGAAAGGATTGCCCGACCAATTCTCTTCCGTCAGGAAGGTTCTCATCGTTGGGACAGGCGTTCAAGGAAGAACAGTTGCCGATATGATTTTTGATTCTCCAGAACTAAAAACGGATGTCACCGGTTTTGTTGATTTTCATCAGACCGGATTGTGGCGCTATCGGGATATCCCGCTTGCCGGACATCCTGATAATCTGGTCAAAATTATCGAGAAGGATCGGGCTGACGCTATTTTTGTGGCTGTTGAGCCGCAGGATCTCCCGCGCTCTCGCGCGCTTTTCGAAGCGGCTGAGAGAATGGGAGTGAGCCTTTTTGTCATGCCTGAGTTGTTCAAGCCACAGATAGCAGTTCCACGTTCAACTTATATAAATGGTTTGCCGGCATTTCTGTATCGTTCCGCGCCCACCAATCAGATTGCGCTTTTGGCCAAGGCTTTAGTCGATCGTATAGGTTCCGCCATTAGTCTGATGCTGCTGTCTCCGATTCTGTTGCTGATTGCGGCTGTTATTAAAATCGACAGCTGCGGGCCGATTTTTTTCAAGCAGGTCAGGGTCGGCCTCAACGGACGGCCGTTTATGCTCTATAAATTCAGGAGCATGTGCACCGATGCGGAGCAGAAGAAAGATGACCTGCTTGACCAAAATGAGATGTCAGGACCCGTGTTCAAAATTAAGGAGGATCCGCGAGTAACAAGACTCGGGAAATATCTCCGGGGATTTTCAATTGATGAGCTCCCTCAGCTTATCAATGTTTTCCGGGGCGAGATGTCTCTTGTCGGTCCCAGACCCGCGCTTCCGAACGAGGTGCGCAACTTTGAGCCGTGGCATCGCCGCAAACTCTCTGTAAAACCCGGCATGACTTGTATCTGGCAAGTCAGCGGACGAAATGCGATTGATTTTGACAATTGGATGAGACTCGACCTTGAATATATCGACCGCTGGTCGCTCTGGCTTGACGCAAAGCTGATTATGAAAACTATCCCGACCGTGATTAAAGGGACCGGGATGTAG
- a CDS encoding SLBB domain-containing protein, with amino-acid sequence MKRIFLLLLLVIVLVSLNWFKELFAQDLSSLSAAEKEAYVKKYQSSLSQAKPENNSYKTASIYDSTVETKLPVVSERVFNGAGQGKNLSDSSNQTVTESANLTDQKEGVLRPFGTELFNAPFESAPPNDIASSPDYILGPGDNVIIYLWGRVEKEFNLTIDREGKIFIPKVGEVLAYGMSLADFKTSVRRQLSEVYTEFDLNVSLGKIRSIRIYLTGEVNRPGAYTVSSLTSLFNALFLAGGPNEHGSMRAIRLMRNGVKVKEIDLYKFLLEGDNSLDTRLESGDAIFVPVSGARVAVSGKVIRPALYELRGGETALQVLALAGNATADAHLDRVMLERIADRDEWEVIDLNLRSDSAGGVSDLELLDGDKLTIFSVFESKNNMVSIGGMVKHPGYFERNDSTRISDLLGRSILQPYDVHFERANLFRRHTDGSREVVPVNLTAILAGNSEQNIILRDRDSLHVYSMSEVTREKYVQIEGEVHNPGKYPLYADMTVNDLVFLAGSFTRGASRLQAEIGRVDVSGEVSLQYISLNSEQVSLVKLEQDDRVYIRQIPQWRVHRTVVLEGEVNYPGEYLLSGEQETLYDLLLRAGGFSPSSFPKGTIFERKTISNNLDRLRVPSLLVKSSPMVKDSLGNISRIKPFEYDPSSVNRLVINMDQIVASEGKIGNVVLEPGDYIYIPATPSGISVLGAVSSDGTIKYQEKKNVSFYIKQAGNFSFQADKKGTNLIKANGSVYSGSGALGKRVEPGDVIVVPTKIQTSRDWTKTLTAVVTTTAGLLTTILLIDKL; translated from the coding sequence ATGAAAAGGATTTTTCTGCTGTTACTACTGGTCATTGTGCTGGTATCATTGAATTGGTTCAAAGAGCTCTTTGCGCAGGACCTGTCATCGCTTTCGGCGGCTGAAAAGGAAGCATACGTAAAAAAGTATCAAAGTTCGCTTTCACAAGCCAAACCTGAGAACAACTCCTACAAAACCGCTTCGATCTATGACTCAACCGTAGAAACAAAATTGCCAGTCGTCTCCGAGCGAGTGTTCAATGGCGCAGGTCAGGGGAAAAATCTGTCTGATTCCAGCAACCAAACTGTCACAGAATCAGCCAATCTGACAGACCAAAAAGAGGGTGTATTGCGTCCGTTTGGAACTGAACTTTTCAACGCCCCGTTTGAGAGCGCCCCACCTAATGATATTGCATCGTCACCTGATTATATTCTTGGTCCCGGCGATAATGTCATTATCTATCTGTGGGGAAGAGTTGAAAAAGAATTCAATCTCACTATAGATAGGGAAGGAAAAATTTTCATCCCTAAAGTCGGCGAAGTTCTGGCCTATGGTATGTCGCTTGCTGATTTCAAAACGAGTGTGCGACGACAGCTCAGCGAAGTCTATACCGAGTTTGACCTCAATGTCTCGTTAGGCAAAATACGCTCAATACGTATCTATCTGACAGGCGAAGTGAATCGTCCCGGGGCATACACGGTCTCTTCATTGACCTCGCTCTTTAACGCCCTATTTCTTGCCGGCGGTCCCAATGAACATGGTTCCATGCGGGCAATACGGCTGATGAGAAACGGGGTCAAGGTCAAAGAGATTGACCTCTATAAATTTTTACTCGAAGGTGACAATAGCCTCGATACCAGACTTGAGTCTGGCGACGCAATCTTTGTCCCGGTCTCAGGCGCTCGTGTGGCGGTCTCTGGAAAAGTTATACGCCCCGCCCTCTATGAACTCAGAGGAGGTGAGACAGCCCTTCAAGTTCTCGCTTTGGCGGGCAATGCCACAGCCGATGCTCACCTTGACCGTGTGATGCTCGAGCGCATTGCCGATCGCGATGAATGGGAAGTCATTGATTTAAATCTCAGATCCGACAGTGCCGGAGGAGTAAGCGACCTTGAACTGCTTGACGGTGACAAACTGACCATTTTTTCTGTTTTTGAATCAAAGAATAATATGGTCTCCATTGGCGGGATGGTCAAACATCCCGGCTATTTTGAACGGAATGACTCCACTCGGATATCCGACCTGCTTGGCCGGTCGATACTTCAGCCCTATGATGTCCATTTTGAGCGCGCAAATCTTTTCCGACGCCACACCGACGGTAGCCGCGAAGTCGTACCTGTAAATTTGACTGCCATTCTGGCTGGCAATTCTGAACAGAACATCATTCTCAGAGATCGTGATTCATTGCATGTCTACTCGATGTCCGAAGTCACCCGCGAAAAATATGTCCAGATCGAGGGAGAAGTTCACAACCCCGGTAAATATCCCCTCTATGCCGACATGACCGTGAACGACCTCGTCTTCCTCGCCGGCTCTTTCACACGCGGAGCCTCGCGGCTTCAAGCTGAAATAGGGCGGGTTGATGTCAGCGGCGAGGTGTCATTGCAGTATATCAGCCTAAATAGCGAACAAGTGTCACTGGTAAAATTAGAACAAGATGATCGTGTCTACATCAGACAGATTCCGCAATGGCGCGTCCACCGCACCGTTGTCTTGGAGGGAGAGGTTAACTATCCCGGCGAATATCTTTTGAGCGGGGAACAGGAAACGCTCTACGACTTGCTTCTTCGTGCCGGTGGCTTCAGCCCAAGTTCATTCCCGAAAGGGACGATTTTCGAACGGAAAACAATAAGCAATAACCTTGACCGACTCCGTGTTCCCAGTCTGCTTGTCAAATCAAGCCCGATGGTAAAAGACTCGCTGGGCAATATTTCGAGAATCAAACCTTTTGAATACGACCCAAGCTCGGTCAATAGACTCGTTATAAATATGGATCAGATTGTAGCGAGCGAAGGCAAAATCGGCAATGTTGTCCTTGAGCCGGGCGATTATATCTATATTCCGGCGACTCCAAGCGGTATTTCGGTACTTGGGGCAGTTTCCTCCGATGGAACCATAAAGTATCAGGAAAAAAAGAATGTCAGCTTCTACATCAAACAAGCCGGCAATTTTTCTTTTCAGGCCGATAAAAAAGGGACAAATCTCATCAAGGCAAATGGCTCGGTCTATTCCGGCTCAGGCGCCCTCGGTAAACGCGTAGAGCCCGGCGATGTCATTGTTGTTCCGACCAAAATTCAGACGAGCAGAGATTGGACTAAAACACTTACGGCGGTGGTGACCACGACCGCAGGACTTCTAACTACAATACTCTTAATAGATAAACTTTAG
- a CDS encoding aminotransferase class I/II-fold pyridoxal phosphate-dependent enzyme, producing the protein MKTIENLQFRTAEESLQHILPLLGTQFKVEPNSLLVYNDSTDFMTALLAVWNEPSTKLVVAGHCTPDLAISADRAGIEIIEALSLSPFSGDVEAVLSQIERSEDIVFIANPNRLTGSSFSMADIEQFAQAVPRGLVIIDEYYIDYFGATALPLLQQYTNLVILRSLHGHTTAISHAAGVLIGSASTMRKIRNEIRLEKISSQTIALAAKAIEAGSSVAEQVISTHEEMLRIATVLTKLGVHYRLVATDFMLIRVAQPIQAGNWLVREGVNFENLDGYPGLEGYLRYSIHSVNMNALLTRAFQSMPKESYAINRMDNRPVTLRKGTSESEPMPMAKESVFDVRRVSVYRADKNAKVEIS; encoded by the coding sequence ATGAAAACTATTGAGAACCTACAGTTTCGCACGGCCGAAGAGTCACTGCAGCATATTCTTCCGCTTTTAGGCACACAGTTCAAAGTCGAGCCGAATTCGCTTTTGGTCTATAACGATTCGACCGATTTCATGACGGCCCTGCTGGCTGTCTGGAATGAACCTTCGACCAAGCTTGTTGTTGCGGGTCATTGCACACCCGATCTGGCAATCTCGGCCGACCGGGCCGGAATTGAAATAATTGAAGCGTTGTCTCTGTCCCCCTTTTCCGGTGATGTTGAAGCCGTCCTCTCCCAAATCGAAAGATCCGAAGACATTGTTTTCATTGCCAATCCTAACCGTCTGACTGGCTCCTCTTTTTCAATGGCTGATATTGAGCAGTTCGCACAAGCCGTGCCTCGTGGACTGGTTATTATAGATGAATACTATATCGATTACTTCGGGGCGACCGCACTGCCTTTGCTCCAACAATACACCAATCTCGTGATTCTGAGAAGCTTACACGGCCATACTACAGCCATTTCCCATGCAGCAGGAGTGCTTATTGGCAGCGCTTCGACGATGCGAAAGATTAGGAATGAAATTCGCCTGGAAAAAATTTCCAGTCAAACCATTGCTCTTGCAGCCAAAGCGATCGAAGCTGGATCAAGTGTTGCAGAACAGGTCATTTCGACACATGAGGAAATGCTTCGCATTGCCACCGTTTTAACAAAGCTTGGTGTACACTATCGTCTTGTCGCAACAGACTTTATGCTTATCCGGGTTGCCCAGCCGATTCAGGCCGGCAACTGGCTTGTTCGGGAAGGAGTCAATTTCGAGAATCTCGACGGCTATCCCGGCCTTGAAGGTTATCTCAGATATTCAATCCACTCCGTCAATATGAATGCTCTACTCACGCGGGCCTTTCAATCAATGCCGAAAGAGTCTTATGCCATTAATCGAATGGACAATCGGCCGGTCACACTTCGCAAGGGCACCAGCGAATCTGAGCCAATGCCTATGGCCAAAGAGTCAGTTTTTGATGTGCGGAGGGTCTCTGTGTATCGGGCGGATAAAAATGCCAAGGTTGAAATTTCATGA
- a CDS encoding capsule assembly Wzi family protein, with protein MLVLIAASALKPISASAGGVLPLGQAEYNFIYDRLERHEIFALDRYDYQCGPYLCSDIDCSVAPFADIQNVPASRLSLFGFIDEDFRSGRFSRPQGFERMRGGGSGEPLNNLFIYSAFVLDERRARDEKYRGKKWRGFAGDVEYAFGSYQTNRVHLLVGRFSQFWGERQSLFLSPERKLDGFAYALKWGNLTVSYRLARLDGLNTDIDAVAQFENRYFAGHRLDMHFSPQFRLGLIETVIFGGVGRQLDLFYLNPIIFYHGSQLNEDVNDNTLLGFDFTYKPARGYKFFGQLLIDDIQLDNKSRGDKEPTEMGILLTGYIADVLPSYDLTMDYSRVTNWTFNQIAPRNRYTIDNNLIGAALGNDYDLSTISLTRWFGTSVNSSLTFRYLRQGEGSIDAIWSEPWITAEGAYTEPFPTGVVEKIAIVSAGLKGFVKTFGFFDIETGIEQIRNQGHVNGKEQTVPFFQLKISTFFSKIISIE; from the coding sequence TTGCTCGTACTAATTGCCGCTTCGGCATTAAAACCAATTAGCGCTTCCGCTGGCGGAGTGTTGCCGCTTGGGCAGGCTGAATATAACTTTATTTATGACCGTCTTGAGAGACACGAAATATTTGCTTTGGACCGCTATGATTACCAGTGTGGACCATACCTCTGCAGCGACATAGACTGCTCCGTAGCGCCGTTTGCTGACATCCAAAATGTGCCTGCATCGAGACTGTCGCTGTTTGGTTTTATCGACGAAGATTTCCGATCAGGGAGATTTAGCCGACCGCAGGGTTTTGAGCGAATGAGGGGGGGGGGCTCAGGCGAACCATTGAATAATTTATTTATCTACTCAGCTTTTGTGCTCGACGAACGGCGTGCCCGCGATGAAAAGTATCGTGGCAAAAAGTGGCGAGGGTTCGCTGGAGATGTCGAATATGCTTTCGGCAGTTATCAGACAAATCGTGTCCATCTTCTCGTGGGGCGTTTTTCCCAATTCTGGGGAGAGCGGCAATCATTGTTTCTATCGCCTGAGCGCAAACTCGACGGCTTTGCCTATGCCTTAAAATGGGGGAACTTGACAGTTTCATATCGCTTGGCGCGTCTCGACGGTTTGAACACCGATATTGATGCAGTCGCGCAATTTGAGAATCGGTATTTCGCTGGACATCGTTTGGATATGCATTTTAGTCCTCAGTTTCGACTCGGATTGATTGAAACAGTTATTTTCGGCGGTGTAGGACGACAGCTTGATCTGTTTTATCTCAATCCGATTATTTTCTATCATGGCTCGCAGTTGAATGAGGATGTCAATGACAACACGCTGCTTGGGTTTGACTTTACCTACAAACCTGCGCGGGGATATAAATTCTTCGGCCAGTTGCTTATCGATGATATTCAGCTTGATAATAAGTCGCGCGGAGACAAAGAGCCGACTGAGATGGGAATCTTGTTAACCGGATATATCGCCGATGTTTTACCTTCATACGATCTCACCATGGATTACAGTAGGGTCACAAACTGGACATTTAATCAGATTGCTCCGAGAAACAGATACACAATCGATAATAATCTCATCGGAGCCGCGCTTGGCAACGACTATGACCTGAGCACAATCTCGCTCACACGCTGGTTTGGGACATCAGTAAATAGCTCACTCACATTTCGATATCTCCGTCAGGGCGAAGGAAGTATCGATGCGATCTGGAGCGAACCCTGGATTACAGCCGAAGGAGCCTATACCGAACCGTTTCCAACCGGGGTCGTTGAAAAGATTGCAATTGTTTCAGCGGGCTTGAAAGGCTTTGTAAAGACCTTTGGATTTTTCGATATTGAAACCGGCATAGAGCAGATAAGAAATCAGGGGCATGTGAACGGCAAAGAACAAACTGTGCCGTTTTTCCAGTTGAAGATTTCGACATTTTTTTCAAAGATAATTTCCATAGAGTAA